GGAGATCATCCTGATCAAGCAGGTGGGCGGCTCCGACGCCTTCGTGCGCCGCCCCTTTCTCTACACCGGCCTGTGCTACGGCCTGTTCGGCGGTCTCGGCGCCTGGCTGCTGATCCTGCTGGCGGCGGTGATTTTGGAAGGACCGATCACCGAACTGGCCAGCCTCTACCAAAGCGACTACCGCCTGGCCCTGTTCAATCTGCAGACCCTGGGCCTGTTGCTGCTCGGCGGCCCCCTGCTCGGCCTGCTCGGCGCCTGGAGCGCCAGCGGCCAGCATCTGAGGACAGAGGACTGAGGATTGAGGACAGAGGACAGAGATTTGTGTCCGCTGTGAGGACCTTCTTCTGTTCTTTGTCCCCTGTCTTCTGTTAGTTGAACTCGGCCAGCTTTTGTTCCAGGGTCTGGGCCAGGTTGCGCAGTTCGTTGCTGGCGTTGGCGGCACCGCCGACCTGGGAGCTGACCCGTTGCGCCGCTTCACTGATGGCCACCAGGTTGCGGTTGATCTCCTCGGCCACCGCGCTTTGCTCCTCTGCCGCCGTGGCGATCTGGGTGTTCATCTCGGTGATGCGGCCGACCGCCTGGGTGATCTCGCCCAGGGATTTGCCCGCCTTGGCCGCCTGCTCCACGCTCAGATGGGTCTGTTTGCGGCCCGACTCCATCACGTTCACCGCCTCCATGGCACCCAGCTGCAGGGTCTCGATCATGCTGTGGATCTCCTGGGTGGACTCCTGGGTACGGCTGGCCAGGGTGCGCACCTCATCGGCCACCACGGCAAAGCCGCGCCCCTGTTCGCCGGCCCGGGCCGCCTCGATGGCGGCGTTCAGGGCGAGTAGATTGGTCTGTTCGGCAATGCCGCGAATCACGTCCAGCACCTGACCTATGCCCTCGGTACCCGACTTCAGTCGCTGCATCACCGCAGAGGCGTTCTCCACCTCCCGCGCCAGCTCCTCGATGCTGCCGATGGTGGCGCTCACCACCCGCTGACCGTCGCTTGCGGTCTGGTCGGCCTGCTCGGTGGCGCTGGCGGCCTGCTGGGCGTTGCTGGCCACCTCGCGCACCGAGGCGCTCATCTCGGTCATGGCGGTCACCACCTGCTCACTCTGGGTCAGTTCATCCTGTACCTCGCGGCTGCTCTCATCGGTGATCTTTTGCAGATTACCGGCCGCATCGGTGAGTTGATCCACCGCCCCCCGCACCTCCTGCACAAAGCCCTGGAAGCGGTCCAGCAGGCTGTCGAAGGCCTTGGCCATGGCCCCCACCTCGTCGTTCTGCCGGATCTGGCTGCGTGCCGACAGATTACCCTGGGCGACCTCATGGATTACCTGCTTGAGCTGCCCCAGGGGGCCGCTGATGGAGCCACCCACCAGAACGGAAAAGCCCAGCTGCACCAGCAGTATGACCAGGCCGACCAGGAGCATGGTCAGGGCCTGGCTGTGATAGATGGCCTCCACATCATCGATGTAGATCCCGCTGCCGACGATCCAGCCCCAGGGCTTGAAGCCCTTGACATAGGAGATCTTGGGCACCGGCTTGTCATGGCCCGGCTTGGGCCAGAGGTAATCGACAAAGCCCTCGCCATCGCGCTGTACGGTCTCGACAAAGGCGACGAAGAGCCGCTTGCCATTGGGGTCGGCGCTGGCGGAGAGGTCCTTGCCATCCAGTTCCGGCTTGGTTGGGTGCATCACCATGGTCGGATGCATGTCGTTAATCCAGTAGTAACCGTCCTCGCCGAAGCGCAGCTTGCCCAGGGCGATCTTGGCCGCCTGCTGGGCCGCCTGCTGGTCCATCTCCCCGGCCTCGGCCAGCTGATAATAGTGGTTCAGCAGGGTATAACCGGCCTCTACGTGCTCCTTGGTCTTGTGTTCCCGATCCAGATTCAGATGGGTCTTCAGTGCCTCCATGGAGTAGAACAACAATACGGCATAACCGATCATGGCCAGGCCAATGGTCAAGCGAAGCTTGGCGGCCAGCGAGAGGGATCCCAGAAAACGCTGCATGACTTTCTCCTGAATGAATGAACCTGATAAATGGCTTCTGGCCGCAGAGCCACAGAGCACTAAAGTGGACCCCAGAGTCCCGGCCCGGCTATAACCCCAAAAAACCCGATGCCATTGGCAGACAGGATAGCGGTAATCCGGGGGCAAACTTAAACACTATTTTCTGCTTTGTGCGACAGGATGCAGAATTGCAAGGGATTTAACCCATTTTTCGGCCTATTTCGGATCTGTGGCCATGGGCGCTGCCGCAAGGGGTAAATGGGTGGATTTCTGTTAGCACTCCACTTGGGTGAGTGCTAAAATATGGTTGCAAACTCGAAAAAAGGGGTTTAACATGCAATACCAGACTAAATTGGTGAGGAATTAAGCATGACCCAGGCACACGCACTAACCCATGCCATGCTGCCCACGGGCAGCATAGACGCCTATATCAGCGCCGCCTACCAGCTGCCCATGCTGACCCCGGAGGAGGAGCGCGAACACGCCCTGCGCCTGCGTGACCATGGCGATCTGGCCTCGGCCCGCGTCATGGTGCTCTCGCATCTGCGCTTTGTGGTGCGCATCGCCCGTGGTTACTCCGGCTACGGCCTGGCCCTGAACGACCTGATCCAGGAGGGCACTGTGGGCCTGATGAAGGCGGTGCGCCGCTTCGACCCGGATCAGAACGTGCGGCTGGTGTCCTTTGCTGTCCACTGGATTCGCGCCGAGATCCACGAATTCATCCTGCGCAACTGGCGCATCGTCAAGGTGGCCACCACCAAGGCCCAGCGCAAGTTATTCTTCAATCTGCGCAGCGCCAAGAAGCGGCTGGGCTGGTTTAACCGCGAGGAGGTGGAGGACGTGGCCCGTGAGTTGGGGGTGAAGCCCGCCGAGGTGCTGGAGATGGAGGCCCGTCTGGCCAACTACGACATGGCCTTCGATACCCCGGATTCCGACGACGACGAGGACATGGGCACCACCCCCTCGGCCTATCTGCAGGATATGCGCTCCGAGCCCGCCGCCCTGCTGGAGCGCCGCGACAGCAGCGAGAAGCAGCAACTGCAGCTGTACCGGGCGCTGAACGACCTGGACGAGCGCAGCCGCGACATCCTTCAGGCGCGTTGGCTGTCCGACCAGAAACGCACCCTGCACGAGCTGGCGGCAGACTACGGCGTGTCTGCCGAGCGTATCCGTCAGATCGAGAAAAACGCCATGACCAAACTGCGCGAGCAGATTGCCTAAGGGCATGGGGCGGGCCATGCCGCCCGCCCCATGAGCCTTAGGGAAGCTTGATGAATACTACATCCACTATACGTCCATCCAGATTGTGCATTTTTCCTGCCCAGGCCAATTTGCCGTCGCGTACTGTCTTGTGCAGCTCGACGTTAGCGGTATGTCGGCCATTGGTGTATTCCTTGAATTGCAGCACACCATCCTGCCGGTTATCCCCCTGTAACTGATAGACGTTACCCAGCAACTGGGTGACGTATTCGCCAATCACGCTATCGTCGTGGTAGTAACTGAGTTTCACCTTGACCGAGGACTTGCCCACCTGGCCCTGGTATTCCGAGGTGAAATTCAGGCGTGCCCTGGGGCCGGACTCCTTGGCCGCAACCAGGGGCTGCTCAGCCTTCCTGAGTTTTTTGCACAGGACAAACTCGTCGTTGTTACTGCCAATGTTCGGATAGTGCAGAAACAGCTTCTTGTCGCGGTTTATATCCAGCGCAATGGTGTCATCAAATTGCAGGCTATGGTTGCTACAGCCCAGATCGAGCAGATAGCGAATCCCGCCATAATGGCGTATCTCTTTTATATCGCAATTGAAATCCTTGAACCTTATAGCCTTGCCCTGGAACTCGAAAAACAGGGCCTGAGAATCCTTGCAGCCGGATTTCTTCACCACCCATTGGCCGGGCGCAATGGGCAGGCTGGCAACCGATTTGGCCTCCGTCTGGGCAGCCTGGGCGCTTGATGCCAGCAGGCCAAGGGCCAGCAGAGGCAGGGCCGGTGATAAAAAGAGACGATGTCCGATGCTGGGTATGTGCATGAGATGGTCCAGGGTTGGCGAGGAGCCTGTCGGATTTAGGATGCTCCTACTCCTAGGAGCGGCGCAGGGTGTTCAACGGACAACTTGCCCCTGCTGGGGCAGGTCGTTGGGCCAATCTTAGCCGCTTAGCGGGCAAAGTGAAAATTGGCATTGACGTGGATTTCTGGCTTGAGTAAGATGCCCGCTTCACAACCTGCCGAGGTGGTGAAATTGGTAGACACGCTAGCTTCAGGTGCTAGTGGGGGCAACCCCGTGGAGGTTCAAGTCCTCTCCTCGGCACCATCTTATCCGCTTGGTTTTTAAGTAAATTTAGAAACTTAGCTGCGACAAAGCACCACTCTCATCAGATTTACACACATTTTCACACACAAGTTGTGTGTGAGTCTGTTTGATGGGAGTGAGACATGGCTTACCTTCAGCGCCACCCGAGCGGTGTTTGCTATTATCGTCGGCGAATCCCTGCGGCGTGCCAGCACGCATTCGAAACGCGAGAGGTTTTTCTCAGCTTGCGCACCCGAGACTGGGTCCACGCGAATGAAGTTTAGCGCAAGCTTACTGAGCGATACGATCAGATTTCTTTCGACATCCAGCAGAAAGACATGACGGATATTAGTGAGCTGGTTACAGCCATCTTGCAGCGAAAGAAGCGCCTAGGAGCCTGTCGGATTTAGGATGCTCCTACTGCGCCGGTGGGAAGAACGGCCCAGAATTGTTTTGAACATTGGCCCCGATTTTTCGTTGCGTAGGGAAACTCAGCGCCTCAAAATCGTGAAAATTTGTTCTCGCTCTCCCACCTTGCTCGCTACGGGCACCTAAACTCGACAGGCTCCTAGAAGGAAAGTCCGCTGATTGCGGGTCCGCGTTGATGGCCGTATGGGGGCTGGAATCCCTTTTCCCGTGGACAATCGAGCAGGCTTGCAGTAGCTTCCCTGTCACAGAACAATACACCCTCCGATGACCTTCACCGTCGGCCACAGGGGACAGGGAGCCAGCATTGAATCAGCAAAATCTCGCCAGTTTCATCTGGTCCGTCGCCGATCTGCTTCGGGGCGATTTCAAGCGGTCCGAATTCGGGCGGGTCATTTTGCCCTTCACCTTGCTTCGCCGTCTGGAATGCGTCTTGGAGCCGAGCCGTGAGGCCGTGCTCGAACGCCACAAGGCGCTGAAGGATACGGGCATCGAGCTGGATACGGTGTTGCCGAAGATCTCGGGGCATCGGTTCTACAATGTGTCCCGCTATGTCCTCGCCAACCTCGGCGAGACCGAGACCCGTGCCAACCTCGAAGACTACCTTGCCAAATTCAGCACCAATACCTGGCAGATCTTCGACTATTTCAACTTTTCCACCTGGCTGGACCGCCTGCATGAGGCCAATCTGCTTTATCTGGTCGTGCACAAGTTCGCCTCCATCGACCTGCACCCCGACACCGTCTCCAACCACGAGATGGGGCTGGTGTTCGAAGAGCTGATCCGCCGTTTCGCAGAGAGCGCCAACGACACCGCAGGGGAGCACTTCACGCCCCGTGACGTGGTGAGGCTGTCGACGACCTTGATCTTTTCCGCCGATTACGCTGCCCTGACGGGTGAAGGCGTGGTGCGCACCATCTACGACCCCTGTTGCGGAACAGGAGGTTTTCTGGCGTCGGGCATCGAACAGGTGCTGGAATGGAACCCCAATGCCCGCATCGTTCCCTTCGGTCAGGAACTCAATCCCGAATCCTACGCCATCGCCATGGCCGACATGATGATCAAGGGCTACGACCCGAAGAACATCCACTTCGGCAACACCCTCAGCGATGATCGGTTGCCCTTTGAGCGGTTCAATTACTGTCTCGCCAATCCCCCCTTCGGCGTGGACTGGAAAAAGGTGCAAAAGGCCATTATCGACGAGCAGAAGAACAGCGGACACGACGGGCGCTTTGGTGCGGGCTTGCCGAGGGTTTCCGATGGCTCCCTGCTGTTTCTGATGCACCTGTTGTCGAAGCGCAGTCACGAGGACGGCGGTACCCGTATCGGCATTATCCTCAACGGTTCACCGCTGTTCACGGGTGGAGCGGGGTCGGGGGAATCGGAGATCCGCCGATGGATACTGCGCATTCCGCCGAAGATGACCGTTGATTCCGGTGATCGTGACCGACTGGCTCATCGGTCCCGCACTGGTGTGGGTTTTTTACGCTGACCGGTCACGATCCGTCAACTCGGCGGTCATTTTCCGCATCGACTCGCCGCGCAGTGGGAGCCGATGGGCACCGTGCAAAAGGCGGTCGAGAATGGCGTCTGCCAGCGTCGCCTCGCCGATGAGATCATGCCAGTGTTCGACGGGTAGCTGACTGGCGATCAACGTGGAGCGTCGGCCGTGGCGGTCCTCGATCACCTCCATCAGGTCGTGCCGTTGGGCGGCCGTCACCTTCTGGATGCCCCAGTCATCCAGGATCAGCAGATCCATCTTCAGCAGCTGGTTCATCAGACGCGGGTAGGAGCCGTCGCCGTGGGCGATGCGTAGCTGTTCGAACAGCGTGGGCAGGCGCAGGTAGCGCACCGCCAAGCCGTGCCGACACGCCTGATTGCCCAAGGCACAGGCCAGCCAGGTCTTGCCACAGCCGGTGGGACCGGTGATGCAGAGGTTATGGGCCTGGCGGACCCAGTCACAGCTCGCCAGCGCCGCCAGGCGGGCCTTCTCCAAGCCGCGGGGATGGCGGTAGTCGATGTCCTCGACACAGGCGTGGATACGCAACTTGGCGGCCTTGAGCAGGCGCCCCAGGCGCCGGTTCTCCCGGTGCAGCACCTCCCGCTCCACCAAGAGCGCCAGGCGCTCCTCGAAGGCCAGATCGTGGGTTTCGGGTTGCTCCCGTTGCTGTTCCAGGGCATCCAGCATGCCGGTCAGCTTGAGGGCGCGCAGGTGTTCGGTGGTCTGTTGGTTCAACATGAAAGACTCCTCAGTGGTAGTAATCGGCGCCGCGCAGATTGGCGTGTTCGGGTAGCTCGGCCTCAGGCTCATCGGCCTCCTGGGGTTGCCGATCCAGGCCTTGCTTGAGAATGGATGCCACGCTCGGATAGGTGACCGAGCGGATCGCCAGGGCGCGCTCACAGGCCTGCTCCAGCCGCGTCCGGTCGTAGCGTCGCCCCAGGAGCAACAGCCCGAGGCAGGCGCGGTAGCCGTGCTCGGGATGAGGGCGGCCCTCCAGTTGCTGCTGGATCACCTGCGCCGTGCAGGGGCCGATGTCACGGGCCCAGTTCAAGAACCGTCCCGGCGACCAGTCCCGATGGGCCTGATGGGACTTGGGCATGTGCTCGGTGAGCGTGCTGTAGCGGCCTCGGCCGTGACGTGGGTGAGCGGCGACCCGCCGGCCCTTGTGCAGCACCTCCAGCGTGGTGGCGGTCAGGCGCAGGTCCAGGGTCTGACCAACCAGGCTGTGGGGGACGCTGTAGAGGCGCTTGTCCACTTCGACGTGGTAGTCGATGCCCGGCTTGGCCTTGCGCCACTCGGCATAGACGTAATCGTCCTGGGGCAGCGGTTTGAGCGCCGGCCGGTCGATCGCCTCGAACAGGTCCCGGCGGCTCTCCTCACGGCCCTGGAACGGCCGTTCGTTGAGCGGGGGCAGCAACTCGGCGATGGCCTGATTCAGCTCGGCCAGGGAGAAGAAGGTGTGATGGCGCAGGCGCGCCAGAATCCAGCGTTCCACCACCTGCACCGCCACCTCGGCCTTGGCCTTGTCTTTCGGCTTATAGGGCCGTGCCGGCAAGACGGCGGTCCGATAGTGGGCGGCCATCTCGGCGTAGGTGGCGTTGATCGTCGGCGTATAGCGACAGGCCTGGGTCACCGCCGCCTTGAGGTTGTCGGGCACCAGCAGGTCGGGCACGCCACCGAAGAACCGCAGCATGCGCTGGTGGGACGCGATCCAGTCCGGCAGGGACTGGGTGTAGGTCGCCTCGGCGTAGGTATAGCTGGACGCCCCGAGCACGCCGACGAAGATCTGCGCCGAACGGACCTCACCGCTGTGGCGGTCGACGATATCCACCGTCGGGCCGCAGTAGTCGATGAAGGCCTTCTCGCCGGCTCGGTGCAGTTGGCGCATGCTGCACTTCTGCCGGTCTCGCCATTGGCGGTAGCGGTGGCAGTATTGGCTGTAGCCGTAGGCCCGATCCTCATGCACAGCGGCATACTCGGCCCACAGCAGTTGCAGGGTCACGCCCTTGCGCTTGAGCTCCTGGTGGATCTGGAAGTAATCCGGCTCGGCACGCGAGGCAGGCGCCTCACGGGGCGGGTACAGCAGGGCCTCCAGGCGCGCTTCGTCCACCCCGTCAGGCAGCGGCCAACTGATCCCTTTGGCCTGGGCCAGGCTGACGTACTTGCTGACGGCCCCCTTGGACAGGCCGCAGGCGCGACCGATCTTCTCGTGGCTGAGTTGAGCCTCGTACTTGAGGCGTAAGACGTCGATGATTTTCTTCATGGGAATCCTCGTTGCAGGCATGGCGTCCTCCGGGTAAGCAAAAGGACGCGGTTATGCCGGTTAAAGTCGAAGAATTCCAGTGGGTTGGATGGGCATTCCGGCATCGTGACCGGTGATTCCAGACACGTGACCGCGGATTCCGGAAACAGACCCGGAATCGGTCACGATCAATCGGAATCACCGGTCACGTTGCGCCGGAATCGGCGGTCACGTTCAAACGGAATGGGCGGTCACGATGGGGCGGAATACGCAGGATACTGGAGAACGACTGGCTGGAGGCCATCGTCGCCCTGCCCACGGACCTGTTCTACAA
This is a stretch of genomic DNA from gamma proteobacterium SS-5. It encodes these proteins:
- a CDS encoding ATP-binding protein encodes the protein MLNQQTTEHLRALKLTGMLDALEQQREQPETHDLAFEERLALLVEREVLHRENRRLGRLLKAAKLRIHACVEDIDYRHPRGLEKARLAALASCDWVRQAHNLCITGPTGCGKTWLACALGNQACRHGLAVRYLRLPTLFEQLRIAHGDGSYPRLMNQLLKMDLLILDDWGIQKVTAAQRHDLMEVIEDRHGRRSTLIASQLPVEHWHDLIGEATLADAILDRLLHGAHRLPLRGESMRKMTAELTDRDRSA
- the rpoH gene encoding RNA polymerase sigma factor RpoH, whose amino-acid sequence is MTQAHALTHAMLPTGSIDAYISAAYQLPMLTPEEEREHALRLRDHGDLASARVMVLSHLRFVVRIARGYSGYGLALNDLIQEGTVGLMKAVRRFDPDQNVRLVSFAVHWIRAEIHEFILRNWRIVKVATTKAQRKLFFNLRSAKKRLGWFNREEVEDVARELGVKPAEVLEMEARLANYDMAFDTPDSDDDEDMGTTPSAYLQDMRSEPAALLERRDSSEKQQLQLYRALNDLDERSRDILQARWLSDQKRTLHELAADYGVSAERIRQIEKNAMTKLREQIA
- a CDS encoding methyl-accepting chemotaxis protein encodes the protein MQRFLGSLSLAAKLRLTIGLAMIGYAVLLFYSMEALKTHLNLDREHKTKEHVEAGYTLLNHYYQLAEAGEMDQQAAQQAAKIALGKLRFGEDGYYWINDMHPTMVMHPTKPELDGKDLSASADPNGKRLFVAFVETVQRDGEGFVDYLWPKPGHDKPVPKISYVKGFKPWGWIVGSGIYIDDVEAIYHSQALTMLLVGLVILLVQLGFSVLVGGSISGPLGQLKQVIHEVAQGNLSARSQIRQNDEVGAMAKAFDSLLDRFQGFVQEVRGAVDQLTDAAGNLQKITDESSREVQDELTQSEQVVTAMTEMSASVREVASNAQQAASATEQADQTASDGQRVVSATIGSIEELAREVENASAVMQRLKSGTEGIGQVLDVIRGIAEQTNLLALNAAIEAARAGEQGRGFAVVADEVRTLASRTQESTQEIHSMIETLQLGAMEAVNVMESGRKQTHLSVEQAAKAGKSLGEITQAVGRITEMNTQIATAAEEQSAVAEEINRNLVAISEAAQRVSSQVGGAANASNELRNLAQTLEQKLAEFN
- a CDS encoding SAM-dependent DNA methyltransferase; the protein is MNQQNLASFIWSVADLLRGDFKRSEFGRVILPFTLLRRLECVLEPSREAVLERHKALKDTGIELDTVLPKISGHRFYNVSRYVLANLGETETRANLEDYLAKFSTNTWQIFDYFNFSTWLDRLHEANLLYLVVHKFASIDLHPDTVSNHEMGLVFEELIRRFAESANDTAGEHFTPRDVVRLSTTLIFSADYAALTGEGVVRTIYDPCCGTGGFLASGIEQVLEWNPNARIVPFGQELNPESYAIAMADMMIKGYDPKNIHFGNTLSDDRLPFERFNYCLANPPFGVDWKKVQKAIIDEQKNSGHDGRFGAGLPRVSDGSLLFLMHLLSKRSHEDGGTRIGIILNGSPLFTGGAGSGESEIRRWILRIPPKMTVDSGDRDRLAHRSRTGVGFLR
- a CDS encoding IS21 family transposase, giving the protein MPATRIPMKKIIDVLRLKYEAQLSHEKIGRACGLSKGAVSKYVSLAQAKGISWPLPDGVDEARLEALLYPPREAPASRAEPDYFQIHQELKRKGVTLQLLWAEYAAVHEDRAYGYSQYCHRYRQWRDRQKCSMRQLHRAGEKAFIDYCGPTVDIVDRHSGEVRSAQIFVGVLGASSYTYAEATYTQSLPDWIASHQRMLRFFGGVPDLLVPDNLKAAVTQACRYTPTINATYAEMAAHYRTAVLPARPYKPKDKAKAEVAVQVVERWILARLRHHTFFSLAELNQAIAELLPPLNERPFQGREESRRDLFEAIDRPALKPLPQDDYVYAEWRKAKPGIDYHVEVDKRLYSVPHSLVGQTLDLRLTATTLEVLHKGRRVAAHPRHGRGRYSTLTEHMPKSHQAHRDWSPGRFLNWARDIGPCTAQVIQQQLEGRPHPEHGYRACLGLLLLGRRYDRTRLEQACERALAIRSVTYPSVASILKQGLDRQPQEADEPEAELPEHANLRGADYYH